One Jannaschia sp. GRR-S6-38 genomic window carries:
- a CDS encoding ABC transporter ATP-binding protein has protein sequence MAGIQLKQVTKRWGDFVGVEAFDLDIADREFLVLLGPSGCGKTTTMRMIAGLEDPTSGDIVIDGRRVNDLDPKDRDVAMVFQSYGLYPNMNVWENIRFPLKVRKVPEAEHEARVQRAAEMVELVPFLDRKPAALSGGQRQRVALARAIVRTPKVFLMDEPLSNLDAKLRVSTRAQIKNLSHELQVTTIYVTHDQIEAMTLADRVVVMKQGVVQQVGTPTDIYDNPANTFVAGFIGSPAMNLMEGEVVDGTFHAAGVEIPGFEGVKGPVVCGFRAEDAGLAEDGAGEVQAPVYSMELLGDSTMVTMRAGGALLAVKAPKEFRTHIRAPFSAHVPAAICHLFDAKSGERLAR, from the coding sequence ATGGCCGGCATCCAGCTCAAGCAGGTGACCAAGCGCTGGGGCGATTTCGTCGGCGTCGAGGCCTTCGACCTCGATATCGCGGATCGCGAGTTCCTGGTGCTGCTGGGCCCCTCGGGCTGCGGCAAGACCACGACGATGCGGATGATCGCGGGGCTGGAAGATCCGACCTCGGGCGACATCGTGATCGACGGGCGGCGGGTCAACGATCTCGACCCGAAGGACCGCGACGTGGCGATGGTGTTCCAGTCCTACGGGCTCTACCCCAACATGAACGTCTGGGAGAACATCCGCTTCCCGCTGAAGGTCCGGAAGGTGCCCGAGGCCGAGCACGAGGCGCGCGTGCAGCGCGCCGCCGAGATGGTCGAGCTGGTGCCCTTCCTCGACCGTAAGCCCGCCGCGCTCTCGGGCGGACAGCGCCAGCGCGTGGCCCTGGCCCGCGCCATCGTGCGCACGCCCAAGGTCTTCCTGATGGACGAGCCCCTGTCGAACCTGGACGCCAAGCTGCGCGTCTCGACACGGGCGCAGATCAAGAACCTGAGCCACGAGCTGCAGGTGACGACGATCTACGTCACCCATGACCAGATCGAGGCGATGACGCTGGCCGACCGGGTGGTGGTGATGAAGCAGGGCGTCGTCCAGCAGGTCGGCACGCCCACCGACATCTACGACAACCCCGCCAACACCTTCGTCGCGGGCTTCATCGGCAGCCCGGCGATGAACCTGATGGAGGGCGAGGTGGTGGACGGCACCTTCCACGCGGCCGGGGTCGAGATCCCGGGCTTCGAGGGCGTGAAGGGCCCGGTCGTCTGCGGCTTTCGCGCCGAGGATGCCGGGCTGGCCGAGGACGGGGCGGGCGAGGTGCAGGCGCCGGTCTATTCGATGGAGCTGCTGGGCGATTCGACCATGGTCACGATGCGCGCGGGCGGCGCGCTGCTCGCGGTGAAGGCCCCGAAGGAGTTCCGCACCCACATCCGCGCGCCCTTCTCCGCGCATGTGCCCGCCGCGATCTGCCACCTGTTCGACGCGAAATCCGGCGAGCGGCTCGCGCGCTGA
- a CDS encoding 2TM domain-containing protein, which yields MGFYAHLTVYAGIIVLLMAINFLTFSGVLWFHWPMLGWGIAVALHALGVFVFPRRFAVSEEMIEKEMGKPGTRS from the coding sequence ATGGGCTTCTACGCGCATCTGACGGTCTATGCCGGGATCATCGTCCTCCTGATGGCGATCAACTTCCTCACCTTCTCCGGTGTGCTGTGGTTTCACTGGCCGATGCTGGGATGGGGGATCGCCGTCGCGCTGCATGCGCTGGGTGTCTTCGTGTTTCCACGTCGCTTCGCTGTCAGCGAGGAGATGATCGAGAAGGAAATGGGCAAGCCCGGCACGCGGTCCTGA
- a CDS encoding acyl-CoA dehydrogenase family protein, which yields MDLQASERGRELRDAVAAMVRDRIAPLDAEYHAETGTGGDRWRHGPRQSEILETLKAEARDRGLWNLWQTHLDGGPGINTVDYAWIAEEMGKSWLAPEVFNCNAPDTGNMEVFARYGTPEMQDRWLKPLMAGEIRSAYLMTEPSVASSDATNIRLECRRDGDHWILNGEKWWATGAGDPRCAVHIVLARTDPDGPRHQSHSMLVVPTAAPGIEILRGMQVFGDYEAPHGHMHIRYTDVRVPADAMLLGEGRGFEIAQGRLGPGRIHHCMRAIGMAEKALTLAVERGHARQAFGRELLELGGNAERVAEARMMIDAARLSTLRAAAEMDAAHHETGDMKRAAPAISQAKVLVPRVAQEVCDMAIQLHGGMGVSQDTELARLYGHIRTLRLVDGPDAVHLRTVYRAEMKARGLR from the coding sequence ATGGACCTGCAGGCAAGCGAGCGCGGCCGCGAATTGCGCGACGCGGTGGCGGCGATGGTGCGCGACCGCATTGCGCCGCTGGATGCCGAGTACCACGCCGAGACCGGCACGGGCGGCGACCGCTGGCGGCACGGCCCCCGCCAATCCGAGATCCTCGAGACGCTGAAGGCCGAGGCCCGCGACCGCGGCCTGTGGAATCTCTGGCAGACGCACCTGGACGGGGGCCCCGGCATCAACACCGTCGATTACGCCTGGATCGCCGAGGAGATGGGCAAGTCCTGGCTCGCCCCCGAGGTCTTCAACTGCAACGCGCCCGACACCGGCAACATGGAGGTCTTCGCCCGCTACGGCACGCCCGAGATGCAGGACCGCTGGCTGAAGCCGCTGATGGCGGGCGAGATCCGCTCCGCCTACCTGATGACCGAACCGTCGGTGGCGTCGTCGGACGCGACGAATATCCGGCTCGAATGCCGCCGCGACGGTGATCACTGGATCCTCAACGGTGAGAAATGGTGGGCCACCGGGGCGGGCGATCCGCGCTGCGCCGTGCATATCGTGCTGGCGCGCACCGATCCCGACGGCCCGCGCCACCAGTCGCATTCCATGCTGGTCGTGCCCACCGCCGCGCCGGGCATCGAGATCCTGCGCGGCATGCAGGTCTTCGGGGACTATGAGGCGCCGCATGGCCACATGCATATCCGCTACACCGATGTCCGCGTGCCCGCCGACGCGATGCTGCTGGGCGAGGGCCGCGGCTTCGAGATCGCACAGGGCCGGCTGGGACCCGGCCGCATCCATCACTGCATGCGCGCCATCGGCATGGCGGAAAAGGCACTGACGCTGGCCGTCGAGCGGGGCCATGCCCGCCAGGCCTTCGGCCGGGAGCTCCTGGAGCTCGGCGGCAATGCCGAGCGCGTGGCCGAGGCGCGCATGATGATCGACGCCGCGCGGCTTTCGACCCTGCGCGCCGCCGCCGAGATGGACGCCGCCCATCATGAGACCGGCGACATGAAGCGCGCCGCCCCCGCCATCAGCCAGGCCAAGGTGCTGGTCCCCCGCGTCGCGCAGGAGGTCTGCGACATGGCGATCCAGCTCCATGGCGGGATGGGGGTCAGCCAGGACACCGAATTGGCGCGCCTCTACGGCCATATCCGCACCCTGCGCCTGGTGGACGGCCCCGACGCGGTGCATCTGCGCACCGTCTACCGGGCCGAGATGAAGGCGCGGGGCCTGCGGTAG
- a CDS encoding ester cyclase produces the protein MTDADEGFRRSAWQVLARWTAGEDVLAADLAAEAAAPFGRLDAAGLGRLTAELRRALPDLERRDDIFLAGANHPDDRWQAPRPPRVVACLGSYLGTFREPFAGIPPTGGVVTLPFGEAHAIEDGRIRASWLIWDLPALMRQAGCWPMSPPLGAPGHWPGPRGGGGVRLAPSPETGALASVLEMHAVMNAFDGGDIATIDMRHWHPDFTYWAGGNIGACRGVAGFRAHHQVPYRRAFRKAQGAGHFARLSDGPFAMTGGDVAVTHDGADYMGLPATGRAMRFRVMDFYRFGSDGLIAENWLPNDTIGLMAQMGVDVMARMRHLTGQPRLTL, from the coding sequence ATGACCGATGCCGACGAAGGCTTCCGCCGCAGCGCGTGGCAGGTGCTGGCGCGCTGGACGGCCGGAGAGGACGTGCTGGCCGCCGACCTGGCCGCCGAGGCGGCGGCGCCTTTCGGGAGGCTGGACGCGGCGGGCCTCGGCCGGCTGACGGCCGAGCTGCGCCGCGCCCTGCCCGATCTCGAGCGCCGTGACGACATCTTCCTCGCGGGCGCGAACCATCCCGACGACCGCTGGCAGGCCCCGCGCCCGCCGCGCGTCGTGGCCTGCCTCGGCAGCTATCTCGGCACCTTCCGCGAGCCCTTCGCGGGCATCCCGCCCACCGGCGGCGTCGTCACCCTGCCCTTCGGCGAGGCGCATGCGATCGAGGACGGCCGCATCCGGGCCTCCTGGCTGATCTGGGATCTGCCCGCGCTGATGCGGCAGGCCGGGTGCTGGCCGATGTCGCCGCCCCTGGGCGCCCCCGGCCACTGGCCCGGCCCGCGCGGCGGCGGCGGCGTGCGGCTGGCGCCTTCGCCCGAGACCGGCGCGCTGGCGAGCGTGCTCGAGATGCATGCGGTGATGAACGCCTTCGACGGCGGCGATATCGCGACAATCGACATGCGCCACTGGCATCCCGACTTCACCTATTGGGCGGGCGGCAATATCGGCGCCTGTCGCGGCGTGGCGGGCTTCCGCGCCCATCACCAGGTCCCCTATCGCCGCGCCTTCCGGAAGGCGCAGGGCGCGGGCCATTTCGCGCGCCTCTCGGACGGCCCCTTCGCGATGACCGGGGGCGACGTGGCCGTCACCCATGACGGCGCCGATTACATGGGACTGCCGGCGACGGGCCGGGCGATGCGCTTCCGGGTGATGGATTTCTACCGCTTCGGGTCGGACGGGCTGATCGCCGAGAACTGGCTGCCCAACGACACGATCGGGCTGATGGCGCAGATGGGCGTCGACGTGATGGCGCGGATGCGCCACCTGACCGGTCAGCCGCGACTGACGCTCTAG
- a CDS encoding ABC transporter permease, whose translation MSDGNAQVRGLSLRRPDLWSVGAAVIAALVLVPILAVGWLAVNPTENIWPHLMATVLPRYLTTTLILMAGTGALAAVVGTGTAWLVAMHDFPGRRVLAWALLMPLAIPAYVGAYALVDFLDYAGPVQTALRAAFGWRSAADYAFPDIRSLPAAILVIGLSLYPYVYLLARAAFSEQSGAGFEVARALGAGPWARFARVGLPLARPAIAAGTAVVMMEAVNDFGVVDFFGVQTLTTGIFSVWLSGGNAGGAAQIACVILLLVAALIALERASRRRRRFWQAPRAQRPVTRTRLRGRTAVAAAAACAAPVLLGFVFPVSVMGWHAVVAADGWLAPGLAAAVWNTVAVAGVAALVTVGLALFMVYGVRMTGRTLPRLLLPVTTVGYAAPGAVLGLGVLIPLAALDNRVADGILALTGRDPGLLLTGSMAALVYAYTVRFFAIGQGAADAALGRIPPALPMAARSLGRGPLGTLRAVHLPLMRGSVAMALLLVFVDAVKELPATLLLRPFGFDTLATRVHDQASLERLAQAAPAALVITAVGLVAVLLLARADAAR comes from the coding sequence ATGTCCGACGGAAACGCTCAGGTTCGCGGCCTGTCGCTGCGCCGCCCCGACCTCTGGTCGGTGGGCGCGGCGGTGATCGCGGCGCTGGTGCTGGTGCCGATCCTGGCCGTCGGCTGGCTGGCGGTGAACCCGACCGAGAACATCTGGCCGCACCTGATGGCCACGGTCCTGCCGCGCTACCTGACGACGACGCTGATCCTGATGGCGGGCACCGGGGCGCTGGCCGCGGTGGTGGGCACGGGCACGGCCTGGCTGGTGGCGATGCACGACTTTCCCGGCCGCCGCGTGCTGGCCTGGGCGCTGCTGATGCCGCTCGCCATCCCGGCCTATGTGGGGGCTTACGCGTTGGTCGATTTCCTCGACTACGCGGGGCCCGTGCAGACCGCGCTGCGCGCCGCCTTCGGCTGGCGGAGCGCGGCGGATTACGCCTTTCCCGACATCCGCTCGCTGCCCGCGGCGATCCTGGTGATCGGGCTGTCGCTTTACCCCTATGTCTACCTGCTGGCCCGCGCCGCCTTCTCCGAGCAGTCGGGCGCGGGATTCGAGGTCGCCCGTGCGCTGGGCGCGGGGCCCTGGGCGCGCTTCGCCCGCGTGGGGCTGCCGCTCGCGCGCCCAGCTATCGCGGCGGGCACGGCGGTGGTGATGATGGAGGCGGTCAACGATTTCGGCGTGGTCGATTTCTTCGGTGTGCAGACGCTGACGACGGGCATCTTCTCGGTCTGGCTGTCGGGCGGCAATGCCGGCGGCGCGGCGCAGATCGCCTGCGTGATCCTGTTGCTGGTCGCGGCCCTGATCGCGCTGGAGCGCGCCTCGCGCCGGCGCCGCCGGTTCTGGCAGGCGCCGCGCGCGCAGCGGCCCGTGACCCGGACCCGCCTGCGCGGGCGGACGGCGGTGGCGGCGGCGGCGGCCTGCGCGGCGCCGGTGCTTCTGGGCTTCGTCTTCCCGGTCTCGGTCATGGGCTGGCACGCGGTGGTGGCCGCAGACGGATGGCTGGCCCCCGGGCTGGCGGCGGCGGTGTGGAACACGGTGGCCGTCGCGGGCGTCGCGGCGCTGGTGACCGTGGGGCTCGCGCTCTTCATGGTCTACGGCGTGCGCATGACCGGCCGGACCCTGCCGCGGCTGCTGCTGCCGGTGACGACCGTGGGCTATGCCGCGCCGGGGGCGGTGCTGGGGCTGGGCGTGCTGATCCCGCTGGCGGCGCTGGACAACCGCGTGGCCGACGGGATCCTGGCGCTGACCGGGCGCGACCCGGGCCTTCTGCTGACGGGCAGCATGGCCGCGCTGGTCTATGCCTACACGGTGCGGTTCTTCGCGATCGGGCAGGGCGCCGCCGATGCCGCGCTGGGCCGCATCCCGCCGGCGCTGCCGATGGCGGCGCGCTCGCTGGGGCGGGGGCCGCTGGGAACGTTGCGGGCCGTGCACCTGCCGCTGATGCGCGGCTCGGTGGCGATGGCGCTGCTCCTGGTCTTCGTTGATGCCGTGAAGGAGCTGCCCGCGACGTTGCTCTTGCGGCCCTTCGGCTTCGACACGCTGGCCACGCGGGTCCACGACCAGGCGTCCCTGGAGCGGCTGGCCCAGGCGGCGCCGGCGGCGCTGGTGATCACCGCGGTGGGCCTCGTCGCCGTCCTCTTGCTGGCCCGCGCCGACGCGGCTAGGTGA
- a CDS encoding ester cyclase: MKGSRPEQAALTRDTDLSKTEATRAVIEGMVDGLNDHRIADIGEFFSESFRWMGNRGCGTKRGLREFQRNWQQPFQAAFGDKVCIDEARLYMGEWAAAFGRQEATHRGPFMGIAPTGKRVEIRYMDFWKVVDGKIVDNWVMVDFPHVLAQLGVDVFDGEGWEAFDRGEKTPPEVPEG, from the coding sequence ATGAAAGGCAGCCGCCCCGAACAGGCCGCGCTTACCCGCGATACGGACCTGTCGAAGACCGAGGCCACACGGGCCGTGATCGAGGGCATGGTGGACGGTCTGAACGACCACCGCATCGCCGATATCGGCGAGTTCTTCTCGGAGAGCTTCCGCTGGATGGGCAACCGGGGCTGCGGCACCAAGCGCGGCCTGCGAGAGTTCCAGCGGAACTGGCAGCAGCCCTTCCAGGCGGCCTTCGGCGACAAGGTCTGCATCGACGAGGCGCGGCTCTACATGGGCGAATGGGCCGCGGCCTTCGGGCGGCAGGAGGCAACGCATCGCGGGCCGTTCATGGGGATCGCGCCGACCGGCAAGCGGGTCGAGATCCGCTACATGGATTTCTGGAAGGTCGTGGACGGCAAGATCGTCGACAATTGGGTGATGGTCGACTTCCCGCATGTGCTGGCGCAGCTGGGCGTGGACGTGTTCGACGGCGAGGGCTGGGAGGCCTTCGACCGGGGCGAGAAGACGCCGCCGGAGGTGCCGGAGGGGTAG
- a CDS encoding BBE domain-containing protein, with translation MAEGENAMAELRGLGSPIADVISPHPFTGWQAAFDPLLAPGARNYWKSHDFRELDDAAIDAILDAVADLPDPACEIFIAHVGGAMARVAHDATAFPQRDAHFTMNVHTRWTDPGLDDSCISWARDLYERVGPFAAASVYVNFVPGDDPGRLAEAYGGNMERLRLVKARYDPENRFLVNHNIEPATEPVAAE, from the coding sequence ATGGCCGAGGGCGAGAACGCGATGGCCGAACTCCGCGGCCTGGGCTCGCCCATCGCCGACGTGATCTCGCCCCATCCGTTCACCGGCTGGCAGGCGGCTTTCGACCCGCTGCTCGCGCCCGGCGCGCGCAACTACTGGAAGAGCCACGACTTCAGGGAGCTGGACGACGCGGCGATCGACGCCATCCTCGACGCGGTGGCGGACCTGCCCGACCCGGCCTGCGAGATCTTCATCGCCCATGTCGGCGGCGCCATGGCCCGGGTCGCTCACGACGCCACCGCCTTCCCGCAGCGCGACGCGCATTTCACGATGAACGTCCACACGCGCTGGACCGATCCGGGGCTCGACGACAGCTGCATCAGCTGGGCCCGTGACCTCTACGAGCGCGTCGGACCCTTCGCGGCGGCCAGCGTTTACGTCAATTTCGTCCCCGGCGACGATCCCGGCCGCCTGGCCGAGGCCTATGGCGGCAACATGGAGCGCCTGCGCCTCGTCAAGGCGCGCTACGACCCCGAGAACCGCTTCCTCGTGAACCACAATATCGAGCCGGCGACAGAACCGGTCGCCGCGGAGTGA
- a CDS encoding DUF2312 domain-containing protein: MADLKVVDDGDTGPADTYRVTADELRQFVERVERLEQEKKDIAEQVKEVYAEAKGRGYDTKVMRKVIALRKREPDDIAEEEAILEMYKEALGMS, encoded by the coding sequence ATGGCCGATCTCAAGGTCGTGGACGACGGCGACACGGGCCCCGCCGACACCTACCGCGTGACCGCGGACGAACTGCGCCAGTTCGTCGAGCGCGTGGAGCGGCTGGAACAGGAAAAGAAGGACATCGCCGAGCAGGTGAAGGAGGTCTATGCCGAGGCCAAGGGCCGCGGCTACGACACCAAGGTGATGCGCAAGGTCATCGCGCTGCGCAAGCGCGAGCCCGACGACATCGCCGAGGAGGAGGCCATCCTCGAGATGTACAAGGAAGCGCTGGGCATGAGCTGA
- a CDS encoding phosphotransferase family protein: MDDLSPELFDFIAARCPDLPRITGGRRFGTGQSNPTWALTTEGAPLVLRAKPPGKLLPKAHMIEREYRVMAALADTPVPVPRMHALIEEANPLGRPFYLMAHVEGRIFWDPTLPEVADRAAIYDAMNAVLATLGGLDPAALGLDDYGRAEGYFHRQLAVWTRAYAASVEDPDPELVDLGDWLADCDPADAAPALVHGDFRLDNMIFHPTEPRVIGLLDWELSTLGHPTADLAYQVMQWHLPHDGPLKGLGGVDRAALGLPSDAGYVARYCARRGIDGVSDWNAWLALSAYRLAAILAGVGARAEAGNASNPESGRAYGRLVPELVELGQRFRRRR, translated from the coding sequence ATGGATGACCTGTCCCCCGAGCTGTTCGACTTCATCGCCGCGCGCTGCCCCGACCTGCCGCGCATCACCGGCGGCCGCCGCTTCGGGACGGGGCAGAGCAACCCGACCTGGGCCCTGACGACCGAGGGCGCGCCGCTGGTGCTGCGCGCCAAGCCGCCGGGCAAGCTGCTGCCCAAGGCGCATATGATCGAGCGGGAATACCGCGTGATGGCGGCGCTGGCCGACACGCCCGTGCCGGTCCCGCGGATGCACGCGCTGATCGAGGAGGCGAACCCGCTGGGCCGCCCCTTCTACCTGATGGCGCATGTGGAGGGGCGGATCTTCTGGGACCCGACCCTGCCCGAGGTCGCGGACCGGGCCGCGATCTACGACGCGATGAACGCGGTGCTGGCGACGCTTGGGGGGCTCGACCCGGCGGCGCTGGGCCTGGACGATTACGGGCGGGCCGAGGGCTATTTCCACCGCCAGCTCGCGGTCTGGACGCGCGCCTATGCCGCCTCGGTCGAGGATCCGGACCCGGAGCTGGTCGACCTGGGCGACTGGCTGGCCGATTGCGACCCCGCGGATGCGGCGCCCGCGCTGGTCCATGGCGATTTCCGCCTCGACAACATGATCTTCCATCCGACCGAGCCCCGGGTGATCGGGCTTCTGGACTGGGAGCTCTCGACGCTGGGCCATCCGACCGCCGATCTGGCCTATCAGGTGATGCAGTGGCACCTGCCGCATGACGGGCCGCTGAAGGGGCTGGGCGGGGTGGACCGCGCGGCGCTGGGGCTGCCCTCCGATGCCGGTTACGTCGCCCGCTACTGCGCGCGGCGGGGGATCGACGGAGTGTCGGACTGGAACGCGTGGCTGGCGCTCTCGGCCTATCGGCTGGCGGCGATCCTCGCGGGCGTGGGCGCGCGGGCCGAGGCGGGCAACGCGTCGAACCCGGAGAGCGGGCGCGCCTATGGGCGGCTCGTGCCCGAGCTGGTCGAACTGGGCCAGCGGTTCCGGCGGCGGCGCTAG